From the Leptotrichia sp. oral taxon 221 genome, one window contains:
- a CDS encoding M48 family metallopeptidase codes for MKVEKILGYEVHRKKVKNINLRIRPNMEIYISAPMNLHSDYIENFIRSKEKWIKQVLKKIEEAKQNQLPSQYLSGEKHKYLGKEYELEVKQGNSNRVSLKEGKIILTVISNIFENSDEKKKVMEKWYFENAQKVFVNAIQKWLEILDESIEKLSIKPMKSRWGSCNYVKRYINLNTELIKRTQFEIEYVVLHELTHLKYPNHGKGFYRYIENYMPNYKMAEKMLNAKHYY; via the coding sequence ATGAAGGTTGAAAAAATCTTGGGTTATGAAGTTCATAGGAAAAAGGTTAAAAACATTAATTTGCGAATAAGACCGAATATGGAAATTTATATTTCGGCACCGATGAATTTACATAGTGATTACATCGAAAATTTTATTCGCTCAAAAGAAAAATGGATAAAACAAGTTTTGAAAAAAATAGAGGAAGCAAAACAAAACCAGTTACCATCTCAGTATTTATCAGGTGAAAAGCACAAATATCTAGGAAAGGAATACGAGCTAGAAGTTAAGCAAGGCAACAGTAATAGAGTTAGCCTAAAAGAGGGGAAAATCATTTTAACTGTAATTTCGAATATTTTTGAAAATTCAGATGAAAAGAAAAAAGTTATGGAAAAATGGTATTTTGAAAATGCACAAAAAGTTTTTGTAAATGCAATACAAAAATGGTTGGAAATACTTGATGAATCGATAGAAAAGTTGTCAATAAAGCCGATGAAATCTAGATGGGGATCATGTAATTATGTTAAGAGATATATAAATTTGAATACAGAACTTATAAAAAGAACACAATTTGAAATAGAATATGTAGTTTTGCACGAGTTGACTCACTTGAAATATCCGAATCATGGGAAAGGATTTTATCGATATATTGAAAATTATATGCCGAATTATAAAATGGCAGAGAAGATGCTGAACGCAAAACATTATTATTAG
- the fabV gene encoding enoyl-ACP reductase FabV: MVIKPRLKGGLALTNHPIGAKEFVKRQIDYVKSQDKYTGPKKALIIGSSSGYGLSTRISLAFGAGTETIGVAFEKGVEGKRIGSAGWWNTIAFTEAAKKEGIKAKNFIGDAFSNEMKEEVIKYIKEEFGGKIDLVIYSLASAVRTDPTDGVTYRSALKSTKEEITGPTINFEKETMEDTTMGVATPEEVKSTVKVMGGEDWKLWIEALADADVLAEGFKTVAYSYLGPKVTYGIYKDGTIGAAKRDLEHTSDVLNDFLKEKVNGEAYVSLSKALMTKASAVIPIFPLYAALLYRVMKEKGIHEGTIQQKHRLLKDMVYGDKPEIDDQRRLRPDNWEMREDVQAEVEALWDQVTPENFKEISDYKGAREEFMQLNGFDFDNVDYDADVDIDELAKLKP, encoded by the coding sequence ATGGTAATCAAACCTAGATTAAAAGGTGGGTTAGCTTTAACTAATCACCCAATAGGAGCAAAAGAATTTGTAAAAAGACAAATTGATTATGTAAAATCACAAGATAAATATACTGGACCTAAAAAAGCTTTAATTATAGGATCGTCTTCAGGATATGGACTTTCAACAAGAATTTCATTAGCTTTTGGTGCAGGAACTGAAACTATCGGAGTTGCATTTGAAAAAGGTGTAGAAGGAAAAAGAATTGGTTCTGCTGGTTGGTGGAATACAATTGCTTTTACTGAAGCTGCAAAAAAAGAAGGAATTAAAGCTAAAAATTTCATCGGGGATGCTTTTTCTAACGAAATGAAAGAAGAAGTAATTAAATACATCAAAGAAGAATTTGGTGGTAAAATTGACTTAGTTATTTATAGTTTGGCAAGTGCTGTAAGAACTGATCCTACTGACGGAGTTACTTACAGATCTGCTTTAAAATCAACAAAAGAGGAAATTACTGGACCAACTATTAACTTTGAAAAAGAAACCATGGAAGACACTACTATGGGTGTTGCTACTCCTGAAGAAGTAAAAAGTACTGTAAAAGTAATGGGTGGAGAAGACTGGAAATTATGGATTGAAGCTCTTGCTGATGCTGATGTTTTAGCTGAAGGATTCAAAACAGTTGCTTACTCATACTTAGGACCAAAAGTAACTTATGGAATTTATAAAGATGGTACAATTGGAGCAGCAAAAAGAGATTTAGAGCATACTTCTGATGTTTTAAATGATTTCTTAAAAGAAAAAGTTAATGGTGAAGCATATGTTTCATTGAGTAAAGCCTTAATGACTAAAGCAAGTGCTGTTATACCTATATTCCCATTATATGCTGCATTACTTTACAGAGTAATGAAAGAAAAAGGAATCCACGAAGGAACTATCCAACAAAAACATAGATTATTAAAAGACATGGTTTACGGTGACAAACCTGAAATCGATGACCAAAGAAGATTAAGACCTGATAACTGGGAAATGAGAGAAGATGTTCAAGCTGAAGTTGAAGCATTATGGGATCAAGTTACTCCTGAAAACTTTAAAGAAATCAGTGATTACAAAGGTGCTAGAGAAGAATTTATGCAATTAAACGGATTTGATTTTGATAATGTAGATTACGATGCAGACGTTGATATCGACGAATTAGCTAAATTAAAACCTTAG
- a CDS encoding thymidylate kinase has protein sequence MVNLRTGKLIIIEGTDGSGKQTQSELLAKKLSEKIGENNVKKISFPNYESKASEPVKMYLSGEFGETADSVNAYAASVLYSVDRFASFKTEWEDFYKNGGVVVSDRYTISNMIHQVPKIDDVVEKEKYLDWLIDLEWNKIAIPKPDVVFFLDIPFEYSQKLMEERKNKITGDKEKDIHEKDKKYLKKSYETAKELAKKYDWKVISCVKNDKLRTIEEINDEMLEIVLKNL, from the coding sequence ATGGTAAATTTGAGAACAGGAAAATTAATAATAATAGAAGGAACTGACGGAAGTGGGAAACAAACGCAATCAGAGCTTTTAGCAAAAAAACTTTCAGAAAAAATAGGAGAAAATAATGTAAAAAAAATTTCTTTTCCAAATTATGAAAGTAAGGCGTCTGAACCAGTAAAAATGTATCTTTCAGGTGAGTTTGGTGAAACGGCTGATAGTGTGAATGCTTATGCAGCCTCTGTGCTTTATTCTGTGGATAGATTTGCTTCCTTTAAAACAGAATGGGAAGATTTTTACAAAAATGGTGGAGTTGTGGTGAGTGATCGGTATACAATTTCAAATATGATTCATCAAGTACCGAAGATTGATGATGTAGTAGAAAAGGAAAAATATTTAGATTGGTTAATTGACTTAGAATGGAATAAAATTGCAATTCCAAAGCCTGATGTTGTATTTTTTTTGGATATACCTTTTGAATATAGTCAGAAATTGATGGAGGAGAGAAAAAACAAGATTACTGGTGATAAAGAAAAAGATATTCATGAAAAAGATAAGAAATATTTGAAAAAATCTTATGAAACAGCTAAGGAATTGGCTAAAAAATATGATTGGAAAGTGATTTCTTGCGTAAAAAATGATAAATTGAGAACGATTGAAGAAATAAATGATGAAATGTTGGAAATTGTTTTGAAA